One segment of Gadus chalcogrammus isolate NIFS_2021 chromosome 8, NIFS_Gcha_1.0, whole genome shotgun sequence DNA contains the following:
- the LOC130388265 gene encoding myomegalin-like isoform X5: MLDLKMKETCRICARELCGNQRRWIFHPAAKLNLQVLLSYALGRELTRDGRGEFACSKCIFMLDRMYRFDTVIARVEALSIERLHRLLSEKHRLRQCVSGLYRKTNGDDGSAGDPAAANAAAGPFDGMVDMTGLGHAQYCALLQEDLVYSPYESWADDGMDCPQHHHHASPHPHHHSQCPAAPGSEASAPGWHRYIPRTGCRGCSRWRVADSDYEAVCKVPRKLARSISCGPSTRYSASLGGGGSTPGGARGGRGGGEAASQNEEEEEEEEEEEEEGSEEPVTSPTLVAGSWNPSSERNSDSERTLAGGVASSRCSLGSLEPSDGDGGSTPGLPPDYPDQRRAGSLSEEQHPGAPLGPAPSVSGFSLALCMLHNCTPYRPVQSPKGCRLPVLLRQSPSNGGPRMDAFEPPYGAPNGEMEIQYHMAELEAPLVGLGGGNDSGVDLAEMGDLWEDVYHECPVPRPHQSLVEEQQSQLNQYECAAGQCVSELQKAQLQVHSLQAKMQEGEANNTKLQEKLNEMECELRSIRQAAQFQERTIQGLTDSIDTKDGEAQDLYQLIEGQNASLCKLREMAHRNQLTQAEAPEGPGMVQAMSHLQGELVRAQSSLFSLGLELEASQRSLRLSQRQGEDLARFKERLHSDLQVALQHREVTEKHNQDLHSDLQRTRAELREKEATLKEVEVVRQAEALERERSLNALQHSLQAKDRQLQEYSEMLESPEPSKPRDALLERLRERIKERDRALERSIDEKFRCLEEREGQVSRLQLALREKERDLERLRCILSNNDETITSLDSLVRGKDLELEQASEAYRSLQWLQQQSQEKEGKALREKDTAISQLQAALQTRSQEAQELRASLLARVQAGPVEVVEDLKSRLALKDQLFQELLSDRSLQSHQHQAQLQDLLNTVGSKDQYLQDCSDRLSQVIGERTSQLQELRKQLSTRDRELCELRREREREMGGETERLQSLLKEKEAFIKELMQGQEEAMESSSKEGEEEMRAVQEELQLVLQRENEAQREISALQEALAEAQQQAHEAIEGTDHHHILQQLQSEYYDLNDALRTEKALYQSLSHKHSRGDSGSEKTQALHTELDSVQALRGQLEEVLARTRGMALALERAAETRSDFGELSTEEEEGDEEGSSDEFSDSIEDDDVKVTAKSLGSAQGAPTAAALHPGGPSPLETGAHSQQVQQLEEAKKTLEGELQVIHSQLEKDGYSSLAQMRSTLLGLQQEIQALKGSRGAAGAGDPAGSPCWSAGGYDEREEEEEEEEEERGEEPQATAGGGGAPGVRSPAGREATKPTRPKSLALETLLSQYQPSQREQEAKAAGGPRGEEVGGSFWELVEEGLREQAAGLRSDLTQSRQQNRELQERLMVSEATVQAQAEQLKDYRELLTETAVQQASKQVQVDLQDLGYETSGRSENEAEREDASSPEFDDLEMCTSLSHHTDYEVGSGGGGGGGGWYAGDHHHGGAGEDDDGRGGEGYEGLEEEEEEEELEEEEEELEEQGKGSVRHLVQDLRAQLTRCHKVIRGLQLRVRSLSTTSDYASSLERTPRKQVNWAFEASPAHDGGEDDEGWGSDTLAPRPRPSRELRELVSRVASLEAKLKSSRLEAKGQGEEGKGATWPGKYNTLIQAQARELSHLRQRMREGRGVCHILTQHLGDTTKAFEELLRANDIDYYMGQSYREQLAQSTSLAQRVATKISGRDRAEGHDDKTGHELLALRLSKELQQKDQIIESLHTKLQRRPETPSSCHALSETSDQTDRTSLVSDECRTNEDLELCSELDASEYQDQLRQEPALGPHRGGFRASLSPLPPLGVLDRHPLAYSPLSHHAYQPYPLGRLPQSHSLKSDSGLLTGGALWDMENVAPPMQAGYAGASAYHADGSHAGADLMEEHLREVRCLRQRLEESIRTNERLRQQLEERLASPGREGGASTNIYIQGLDSVTQLSNEIRTVKEENLALQSRLQASSDACEEAARLREAVLAGHARLKQAEHEAEQWKEELRRLQSHSQEQGVQIHSLRQERQAALENSNRLQHEASLLQQQLCESRELMHSLQSELHVYDRVCGSTRAGQGFLSGGPALPLELGELLGEVRSLRAQLQSSVQESSALKQLELHKQLEQKLGLGSPRTPSLSTLTASPQRDSFYRRQLLHDPAPSPPVRDIGLFNCGSPYGPYSDLDDSHSTANAPLPLLEEPFDPHSELEGDAPDGSFANRNGRHAIGHVDDFSALQQQVLEGRSLVQRMETALQACLSQPPLPGNQETSHELALDFGCIKSLLSNTKTLRQIHEEALSLLKMFWRAALPGNDRSPLGLKKEQAMQEEILSLRLRMSEQEEVLQGTIQRLRSTNRTKEHMELYIVNQLSRTRDVIKKARTNLEKNEQRLSSLSPASSTPSAAADPRPAGRERRHDWSFLKTGEASGVAVATTNQRPVARKRSSQCLLETLTY; encoded by the exons ATGCTCGACCTCAAGATGAAGGAGACCTGTCGCATCTGTGCCCGGGAGCTCTGCGGTAACCAACGGCGATGGATCTTCCACCCGGCCGCCAAGCTCAACCTGCAGGTGCTGCTGTCCTACGCCCTGGGCCGCGAGCTGACGCGGGACGGCCGCGGCGAGTTCGCCTGCTCCAAGTGCATCTTCATGCTGGACCGCATGTACCGCTTCGACACGGTGATCGCCCGCGTGGAGGCGCTGTCCATCGAGCGGCTGCACCGGCTGCTCTCGGAGAAGCACCGCCTGAGGCAGTGCGTCAGCGGGCTGTACCGCAAGACCAACGGGGACGATGGCAGCGCGGGCGACCCCGccgccgccaacgccgccgccggcccCTTCGACGGCATGGTGGACATGACGGGGCTCGGCCACGCCCAGTACTGCGCCCTGCTGCAGGAGGACCTGGTCTACTCCCCGTACGAGTCCTGGGCCGACGACGGCATGGACTgtccccagcaccaccaccacgcctccccccacccccaccaccactcccagTGCCCCGCCGCCCCGGGCTCGGAGGCGTCGGCCCCCGGCTGGCACCGCTACATCCCGCGGACGGGCTGCCGCGGGTGCAGCCGCTGGCGGGTGGCCGACTCGGACTATGAGGCGGTGTGCAAGGTGCCCAGGAAGCTGGCGCGGAGCATCTCCTGCGGGCCGTCCACCCGGTACTCGGccagcctgggggggggcgggagcacCCCCGGAGGGgcaagaggaggacgaggaggaggggaagcagcCAGTCAAaacgaagaagaggaagaggaggaggaagaggaggaggaggaaggctcAGAGGAGCCCGTGACCTCCCCCACGCTGGTGGCCGGCTCCTGGAACCCCTCCAGCGAGCGCAACTCGGACAGCGAGCGCACGCTGGCGGGAGGAGTGGCCAGCTCCCGCTGCTCGCTGGGCTCTTTGGAGCCGTCGGACGGGGACGGAGGCTCCACCCCGGGCCTCCCCCCGGACTACCCCGACCAGCGGAGAGCCGGCTCACTGTCGGAGGAGCAGCACCCGGGGGCCCCCCTCGGCCCGGCTCCCTCGGTATCTGGGTTTTCCCTGGCCCTGTGCATGCTGCACAACTGCACCCCGTACCGACCGGTCCAGAGCCCCAAGGGCTGCAGGCTGCCCGTGCTGCTCCGACAGAGCCCGAGCAACGGAGGCCCCCGGATGGACGCGTTTGAGCCCCCTTATGGGGCGCCGAACGGGGAGATGGAGATCCAGTACCACATGGCCGAGCTGGAAGCCCCCCTGGTTGGGCTGGgcggggggaacgacagtggcGTGGACCTGGCAGAGATGGGTGATTTGTGGGAGGATGTGTATCACGAGTGCCCCGTCCCGAGGCCCCACCAG AGTctggtggaggagcagcagagccAGCTGAACCAGTATGAGTGCGCGGCCGGCCAGTGCGTCAGCGAGCTGCAGAAGGCCCAGCTCCAGGTGCACTCCCTCCAGGCCAAGATGCAAGAGGGCGAGGCCAACAACACG AAGCTGCAGGAGAAGCTGAACGAGATGGAGTGTGAGCTGCGCTCCATCCGCCAGGCCGCTCAGTTCCAGGAGAGGACCATCCAGGGCCTGACGGACTCCATAGACACTAAAGACGGCGAG GCCCAGGATCTGTATCAGCTGATCGAAGGACAGAACGCCTCTCTGTGCAAGCTGAGAGAAATGGCCCACCGTAACCAGCTCACACAGGCGGAG GCCCCAGAGGGCCCCGGCATGGTCCAGGCCATGTCCCACCTGCAGGGTGAGCTGGTGCGGGCCCAGAGTTCGCTGTTCTCCCTGGGCCTGGAGCTGGAGGCCAGCCAGAGGAGCCTGCGCCTCAGccagaggcagggggaggacCTGGCCCGCTTCAAGGAGCGCCTCCACTCCGACCTGCAGGTGGCGCTGCAGCACAGAGAGGTCACTGAGAAACACAACCAG GACCTGCACAGCGACCTTCAGCGGACGCGCGCGGAGCTCCGGGAGAAGGAGGCCAccctgaaggaggtggaggtggtgaggcaGGCGGAGGCgctggagagagagcggagCCTCAACGCGCTGCAACACTCACTGCAGGCAAAGGACAGGCAGCTGCAG GAGTACTCTGAGATGCTGGAGTCCCCAGAACCCTCCAAACCCAGGGACGCACTCTTAGAGAGACTACGAGAGCGCATTAAAGAGCGAGACAGAGCTCTGGAg CGCTCCATCGACGAGAAGTTCCGCTGCCTGGAGGAGCGCGAGGGCCAAGTAAGCCGGCTCCAGCTGGCCCTCCGGGAGAAGGAGCGCGACCTGGAGCGCCTGCGCTGCATCCTGTCCAACAACGACGAGACCATCACG AGTCTGGACTCCCTGGTGCGAGGCAAGGACCTGGAACTGGAGCAGGCGTCGGAGGCCTACAGGAGCCTGCagtggctgcagcagcagagccaggaGAAGGAGGGCAAGGCTCTCCGAGAGAAGGACACGGCCATCAGCCAGCTGCAGGCCGCCCTGCAGACACGCAGCCAGGAGGCGCag gagctgCGGGCCTCCCTGCTGGCCCGGGTCCAGGCGGGCCCcgttgaggtggtggaggacctGAAGTCTCGTCTGGCCCTGAAGGACCAGCTGTTCCAGGAGCTGCTGTCGGACCGCAGCCTCCAGTCCCACCAGCACCAGGCTCAGCTCCAGGACCTGCTCAACACCGTCGGCTCCAAGGACCAGTACCTCCAG GACTGCTCTGATAGGCTCTCCCAGGTGATtggcgaacgaacgagccaattGCAGGAGCTCCGCAAGCAGCTGTCCACGAGAGACCGGGAGCTGTGCGAGCtcaggcgggagagagagagggagatgggaggagagactGAGCGGCTGCAGAGTCtgctgaaagagaaagaggccTTCATTAAA GAGCTGATGCAGGGCCAAGAGGAGGCCATGGAGTCCTCGTCaaaggagggcgaggaggagatgagggccgtgcaggaggagctgcagctgGTGCTCCAGAGGGAGAATGAGGCGCAG AGAGAGATCTCTGCGTTACAAGAGGCCTTAGCTGAGGCCCAGCAACAGGCCCATGAAGCCATAGAGGGCACCGATCACCAT cataTCCTCCAGCAGCTGCAGTCAGAGTACTACGACCTGAATGATGCCCTGCGAACAGAGAAGGCGCTGTACCAGAGCCTCAGCCACAAACACAGCAgaggagacag CGGCTCAGAGAAGACCCAGGCTTTGCACACAGAGCTAGACTCTGTGCAGGCGCTCCGTGGACAGCTCGAGGAGGTCCTGGCCAGGACCCGGGGCATGGCCCTGGCACTGGAGAGGGCTGCTGAAACGCGCTCTGATTTTGGAG AGCTCAgcactgaggaagaggagggcgacGAAGAGGGCAGCAGTGATGAGTTCAGTGACAGCATTGAGGACGACGATGTGAAAGTGACGGCCAAAAGCCTCGGCTCTGCTCAG GGGGCACCGACCGCGGCAGCGCTCCACCCCGGGGGGCCGTCGCCCCTGGAGACGGGGGCTCACAGCCAGCAGGTTCAGCAGTTGGAGGAAGCCAAGAAGACGCTGGAAGGGGAGCTCCAGGTCATCCACTCCCAGCTGGAGAAGGATGGCTACTCGTCCCTGGCTCAGATGAG GAGCACGCTGCTGGGCCTACAGCAGGAGATCCAGGCCCTGAAGGGGAGCCGGGGGGCCGCGGGGGCCGGGGACCCTGCAGGGTCGCCCTGCTGGTCTGCAGGGGGCTATGacgagcgggaggaggaggaggaggaggaggaggaggagcggggagagGAGCCTCAGGCCACggcaggagggggtggagcGCCGGGTGTGAGGAGCCCGGCGGGCCGAGAGGCCACAAAGCCCACCCGGCCCAAATCTCTAGCCCTGGAGACCCTGCTGTCCCAGTACCAGCCCAGCCAGCGGGAGCAG GAGGCCAAGGCTGCCGGGGGTCcgagaggtgaggaggtggggggctcCTTctgggagctggtggaggagggtctgCGGGAGCAGGCGGCTGGGCTCCGCTCGGACCTGACCCAGAGCCGGCAGCAGAACCGCGAGCTGCAGGAGAGGCTGATGGTGTCTGAGGCCACGGTGCAGGCCCAGGCCGAGCAGCTGAAGGACTACCGGGAGCTGCTCA cggagACGGCTGTGCAGCAGGCCAGTAAGCAGGTGCAGGTGGACCTCCAGGACCTGGGCTACGAGACCTCCGGCCGCAGCGAGAACGAGGCCGAGCGGGAGGACGCCAGCAGCccag aGTTTGATGACCTGGAGATGtgcacctccctctcccaccacacAGACTACGAGGTGGGGAGTGGtggaggcgggggcgggggtggcTGGTACGCCGGAGACCACCACCACGGCGGCGCCGGCGAAGACGACGATGGCCGCGGCGGGGAGGGTTATGAgggcctggaggaggaagaggaagaggaggagctagaggaggaggaggaggagctagaggagCAGGGGAAGGGGTCCGTCAGACACCTGGTGCAGGACCTGCGGGCCCAGCTGACCCGCTGTCACAAGGTGATCCGCGGGCTGCAGCTGCGCGTGCGCTCCCTGTCCACCACCAGCGACTACGCCTCCAGCCTGGAGCGCACGCCCCGCAAG CAGGTGAACTGGGCCTTCGAGGCGTCCCCGGCCCACGACGGCGGGGAGGACGACGAGGGCTGGGGGTCGGACACGctggccccccggccccggcccagCAGGGAGCTGCGGGAGCTGGTGTCCCGCGTGGCCTCGCTGGAGGCCAAGCTGAAGAGCTCCAGGCTGGAGGCCAAGGGCCAGGGCGAGGAGGGGAAGGGTGCCACCTGGCCTGG GAAGTACAACACCCTGATCCAGGCGCAGGCCCGAGAGCTGTCCCACCTCAGGCAGAGGATGAGGGAGGGCCGGGGCGTCTGCCACATCCTCACCCAGCACCTCGGGGACACCACCAAG GCCTTTGAGGAGCTGCTGCGGGCCAACGACATCGACTACTACATGGGCCAGAGCTACCGAGAGCAGCTGGCCCAGAGCACGTCGCTGGCCCAGAGGGTGGCCACCAAGATCAGCGGAC GAGATCGAGCAGAGGGTCATGATGATAAGACAGGCCACGAGTTGCTGGCCTTAAG GCTCAGCAAGGAGCTCCAGCAGAAGGACCAGATCATCGAGTCCCTCCACACCAAGCTGCAGCGGCGGCCCGAGACCCCGTCCAGCTGCCACGCCCTCTCGGAGACCTCGGACCAGACGGACCGCACCTCCCTGGTGTCGGACGAGTGCCGCACCAACGAGGACCTGGAGCTGTGCTCGGAGCTGGACGCCAGCGAGTACCAGGACCAGCTGCGCCAGGAGCCCGCCCTGGGCCCCCACAGAGGAG GCTTCAGGGCGTCTCTGTCCCCGCTGCCGCCCCTCGGGGTCCTCGACCGCCACCCCCTGGCCTACAGCCCGCTCTCCCACCACGCCTACCAGCCCTACCCGCTGGGCCGCCTGCCCCAGAGCCACTCCCTCAAGTCGGACTCGGGGCTGCTGACGGGCGGGGCGCTGTGGGACATGGAGAACGTGGCGCCGCCCATGCAGGCGGGCTACGCCGGAGCGTCAGCGTACCACGCCGACGGCAGCCACGCCG GAGCGGACCTGATGGAGGAGCACCTGAGGGAGGTGAGGTGTCTGCGCCAGCGCCTGGAGGAGTCCATCAGGACCAACGAGAGGCTGaggcagcagctggaggagaggCTGGCCTCCCCCGGCCGAGAGGGAG ggGCGTCCACTAACATCTACATCCAGGGGCTGGACTCTGTCACCCAGCTGTCCAACGAGATCCGGACCGTGAAGGAAGAGAACCTGGCGCTACAGTCCCGCCTCCAGGCCAGCTCAG ACGCGTGTGAGGAGGCGGCCCGGCTGAGGGAGGCGGTGCTGGCGGGCCACGCCCGTCTGAAACAGGCGGAGCACGAGGCGGAGCAGTGGAAGGAGGAGCTGAGGCGGCTGCAGAGCCACAGCCAGGAGCAGGGCGTCCAGATCCACAGCCTGAGGCAGGAGAGGCAGGCCGCGCTGGAGAACAGCAACAG GCTGCAGCACGAGGCGTccctcctgcagcagcagctgtgcGAGAGCAGGGAGCTGATGCACTCCCTGCAGAGTGAGCTCCATGTGTACGACCGCGTGTGTGGCAGCACCAGGGCCGGCCAAG GCTTCCTGTCGGGGGGGCCGGCGCTGCCCCTGGAGCTGGGCGAGCTGCTGGGGGAGGTGAGGAGCCTGCGGGCCCAGCTCCAGAGCAGCGTGCAGGAGAGCAGCGCCCTCAAGCAGCTGGAGCTCCACAAGCAGCTGGAGCAGAAGCTGGGCCTGGGCTCGCCGCGCACGCCCTCCCTGTCGACCCTCACCGCCAGCCCCCAGAGGGACAGCTTCTACCGCCGGCAGCTGCTGCACG ACCCGGCTCCGTCCCCTCCCGTCCGGGACATCGGTCTGTTTAACTGTGGCTCCCCGTACGGGCCGTACTCAGACCTGGACGACAGCCACAGCACTGCCAACG ctcCACTGCCCCTGCTAGAGGAGCCCTTTGACCCTCACTCAGAGCTGGAGGGCGACGCCCCCGACGGCTCCTTCGCCAATCGGAACGGCCGCCACGCCATCGGCCACGTGGACGACTTCAGTGCCCTGCAGCAGCAGGTGCTGGAGGGGCGGAGCCTCGTCCAGCGCATGGAGACGGCTCTGCAGGCCTGCCTCAGCCAACCGCCGCTGCCGGGCAACCAGGAGACGAGCCACGAGCTG GCGCTGGACTTCGGCTGCATCAAGAGCCTCCTGTCCAACACCAAGACTCTGAGGCAGATCCACGAGGAGGCGCTCTCGCTGCTCAAGATGTTCTGGAGGGCGGCTCTGCCCGGCAACGACCGCTCCCCCCTCGGCCTGAAAAAG GAGCAGGCCATGCAGGAGGAGATCCTGTCCCTGAGGCTGCGCATgtcggagcaggaggaggtgctgcaggGCACCATCCAGAGGCTGAGGAGCACCAACCGCACCAAGGAGCACATGGAGCTCTACATCGTCAACCAGC TGTCAAGGACTCGTGATGTGATAAAGAAAGCAAGGACAAACTTGGAG AAGAATGAGCAGAGGCTATCCTCTCTAAGCCCCGCCTCTTCCACTCCTTCTGCTG cTGCGGACCCTAGACCTGCTGGCAGAGAGAGGCGCCATGATTGGAGTTTCCTGAAGACCGGCGAAGCCTCCGGCGTTGCCGTGGCTACAACCAATCAGCGCCCAGTGGCTAGAAAACGCAGCAGCCAATGCCTTCTTGAGACTCTGACTTATTAA